In Phoenix dactylifera cultivar Barhee BC4 chromosome 11, palm_55x_up_171113_PBpolish2nd_filt_p, whole genome shotgun sequence, the following are encoded in one genomic region:
- the LOC103697845 gene encoding uncharacterized protein LOC103697845 has product MGLKNLTTFSFLLFLLLTFVLGVFCRPGFPAEDTVPSRFHYSNLLQPPKELHLEGLKRDGFWRWRSYKSSKRLMIGSTAPVCTYNECRGCRFKCKAEQVPVDANDPANSAYHYKCVCHR; this is encoded by the exons ATGGGCTTGAAGAATCTCActaccttctccttccttctcttcctactCTTGACTTTTGTCCTTGGAGTTTTTTGCAGGCCAG GCTTTCCAGCAGAAGATACGGTTCCATCGCGTTTTCATTACTCCAATCTACTTCAACCACCCAAGGAGTTGCATTTAGAG GGACTGAAAAgagatggattctggagatggaGAAGTTACAAGTCCTCAAAGAGATTGATGATTGGCTCAACAGCTCCAGTTTGCACCTACAATGAATGCAGAGGATGCCGATTCAAGTGCAAAGCTGAGCAAGTCCCTGTCGATGCTAACGATCCTGCCAACAGTGCCTACCACTACAAATGTGTGTGTCACAGGTGA